A genomic region of Trichothermofontia sichuanensis B231 contains the following coding sequences:
- a CDS encoding alpha/beta fold hydrolase, whose amino-acid sequence MTLDAVTTNAVPPETLTPSLSWATLAQTQQTWLWRGHRIQYTDVGSGPALILVHGFGAAIGHWRKNIPVLAAAGYRVLALDLLGFGGSEKPPLDYSLDLWQALLTDFWTEKVHQPAIFIGNSIGALLSLMIAADYPQMTQGAVLLNCAGGLNHRPEELPLPLRLLMGTFTRVVSSPWLGQFMFDRIRQKHRIRATLNQVYGNRAAVTDELVDMLYEPSCDPGAQQVFASILTAPAGPRPIDLLPCVTCPLLVLWGEADPWTPVKGGAIFQQAHWPAPIEFTAIPNTGHCPHDERPEIVNARILAWLASLLSR is encoded by the coding sequence GTGACTCTTGACGCTGTAACGACTAACGCCGTGCCCCCTGAAACCCTGACCCCATCGCTGTCGTGGGCAACTCTGGCCCAGACGCAACAAACCTGGCTCTGGCGTGGCCACCGCATCCAATATACCGATGTGGGCAGCGGTCCTGCCCTGATCCTGGTTCACGGCTTCGGAGCCGCGATCGGCCATTGGCGCAAAAACATTCCCGTCCTGGCCGCAGCCGGCTATCGGGTGTTGGCCCTGGATCTCCTGGGTTTTGGCGGCTCGGAGAAACCGCCGTTAGATTACAGCCTGGACCTCTGGCAAGCCCTGCTGACCGACTTCTGGACCGAGAAGGTCCACCAGCCTGCGATCTTTATTGGCAACTCGATCGGTGCCCTGCTCAGCCTGATGATAGCAGCCGACTATCCCCAGATGACCCAGGGAGCAGTATTGCTCAACTGTGCGGGTGGCTTGAACCATCGCCCGGAGGAATTACCCCTGCCATTACGCCTGCTCATGGGCACCTTTACCCGTGTGGTCAGTTCCCCCTGGTTAGGCCAGTTTATGTTCGATCGCATTCGCCAAAAACACCGCATTCGCGCCACCCTGAACCAGGTCTATGGCAATCGCGCAGCGGTCACCGATGAGCTAGTAGATATGCTCTATGAACCCTCCTGTGATCCGGGTGCGCAGCAGGTCTTTGCCTCGATTTTGACGGCTCCCGCTGGTCCCCGCCCGATCGACCTCCTCCCCTGTGTTACCTGTCCGCTCCTGGTCCTCTGGGGGGAAGCCGATCCCTGGACCCCCGTCAAAGGCGGTGCCATTTTCCAACAAGCCCATTGGCCCGCCCCGATTGAATTTACTGCCATTCCCAACACCGGCCACTGCCCCCATGACGAACGACCCGAAATCGTCAACGCTCGCATCCTAGCGTGGTTAGCTAGTCTTCTATCTCGCTGA
- the aroA gene encoding 3-phosphoshikimate 1-carboxyvinyltransferase: MERPVIALNTNTPQQSLTIHRPPSGFSLRGTIRVPGDKSISHRALMLGAIAEGETRIQGLLLGEDPRSTAACFRALGADITELNSELVQVQGIGLGNLQEPLDVLQAGNSGTTLRLMLGLLAAHPGRFFTVTGDASLRRRPMSRVVQPLQQMGAQIWGRHNASLAPLAIQGQVLQPIHYHSPIASAQVKSCILLAGLMATGETTVTEPVLSRDHSERMLQAFGAKLAIDHATHSVTVTGPARLTGQTVIVPGDISSAAFWLVAAAIVPNSELSIENVGVNPTRTGILESLERMGADIMRENERVVAGEPVADLRVRSSTLQAAEFGGELIPRMIDEIPILAVAAAFAQGTTVIRDAQELRVKESDRLAVMASQLQRLGARLAELPDGLEITGGVPLKGAEVDSHTDHRIAMSLAIAALNAQGTTTIQQAEAAAISYPDFVTTLQQVCH; the protein is encoded by the coding sequence ATGGAACGTCCCGTCATCGCTTTAAATACCAATACCCCCCAGCAGTCCCTGACGATCCACCGCCCCCCCAGCGGGTTTTCCCTCCGGGGCACGATTCGGGTACCAGGGGATAAATCCATTTCCCATCGGGCATTGATGCTAGGCGCGATCGCGGAAGGGGAAACGCGCATCCAGGGGTTACTGTTGGGCGAAGATCCCCGCAGTACAGCGGCCTGCTTCCGAGCGTTGGGGGCGGACATTACGGAACTCAACTCAGAGTTAGTTCAAGTGCAAGGCATTGGGCTAGGGAATTTGCAGGAGCCGTTGGATGTGCTTCAGGCAGGCAATTCAGGAACAACCCTACGCTTAATGCTGGGGCTATTGGCAGCCCATCCAGGGCGGTTTTTTACCGTCACGGGGGATGCTTCCCTGCGCAGGCGCCCGATGTCGCGGGTCGTCCAACCCCTACAACAGATGGGAGCCCAGATTTGGGGGCGGCATAATGCATCGCTGGCACCGTTGGCCATTCAGGGCCAAGTGCTACAACCCATTCATTACCATTCGCCGATCGCCTCAGCCCAGGTCAAATCCTGTATCCTGCTAGCGGGCTTGATGGCGACGGGGGAAACCACGGTGACCGAACCCGTGCTTTCGCGCGACCATAGCGAACGGATGCTCCAAGCCTTTGGTGCCAAGTTGGCGATCGATCATGCCACCCATAGCGTGACCGTGACCGGGCCGGCCCGACTCACAGGCCAAACGGTGATTGTGCCGGGGGACATCAGTTCAGCGGCGTTCTGGTTAGTGGCGGCAGCGATCGTTCCTAACTCGGAATTATCGATTGAAAATGTCGGCGTCAACCCTACCCGTACCGGCATTTTGGAGAGCCTAGAACGCATGGGGGCCGATATCATGCGGGAAAATGAACGGGTCGTGGCCGGGGAACCCGTAGCCGATCTGCGGGTACGATCGAGCACCCTCCAGGCGGCTGAGTTTGGGGGAGAGTTGATCCCGCGCATGATTGACGAGATTCCAATCCTGGCGGTGGCAGCAGCCTTTGCCCAGGGAACCACCGTGATTCGGGATGCCCAGGAACTGCGGGTAAAGGAAAGCGATCGCTTAGCGGTGATGGCGTCTCAACTCCAGCGCTTAGGAGCACGGCTGGCGGAATTACCCGATGGCTTGGAGATTACAGGAGGGGTGCCACTGAAGGGTGCCGAGGTGGATAGCCACACCGATCACCGGATTGCCATGAGTCTGGCGATCGCGGCCCTCAACGCCCAGGGCACAACCACAATCCAACAAGCAGAAGCTGCCGCCATCTCCTACCCCGATTTCGTCACCACCCTCCAGCAAGTGTGTCACTAA